The Terriglobus roseus region TTGATGGGAGTGAAGTAAGCGCGCTGCTTGCCATCCTGTTGGCGCAGAACGTAGACGCCCTGAACCTTCGGTGCGGCCTTCGTATTGTCAGTCGATTTGGATGTATCGACGTCCTGGCGCTTGCCGCGATTCTTGGCGAGCACGGCTTCTGCAGCCGTATCGCGCGAGACGAGTGCCTGCAGCGGCAGAACGACGGCCTGCGAAACAGTAGCGGTGGTGATCTTCGCCGTAGCGGAGAGGCCGGGGCGGAGTGACTCGTTGTTCTGGCCGTCAATGTTGTCGAGGGTGACGACAATCTTGAAGTCCTTTGCCTCTTCCGTGCCGGTTGTGGATTGCGAGGTGGCAATGCCGGTGGTGCGGAGCAGAGCCTGATCGCCTACTTCTGTGACGTGGCCTTTGAAGACCTTGCCGGGCAGGGCATCCACTGTGACATCCACGGCCTGGCCGTTCTTGACGAAGACGACGTCGGTTTCATCGACCTTGACCTCAGCCGTGACGACGGACATGTCGGCGACGGTCATGAGGGTAGAGCCGAGCGCGTTCTGGATGCCGGTGACCATGGTTTCGCCCTCGCGGACGGGAACGTTGGTGACGAGGCCGTCAAACGGTGCACGCGAAATGGTACGGTCAAGCTGGTCGTAGTTAACGCGCTGCGAAGCGACCTGCTGGTTGACGTGGCTGACGGCTGAGGTGGTCTGTGCCTTGGATTGGGCAAGGGAAGCCTCACGCTGTTGCACTGTGGCAGCGCTGACGTCGAAGGCGGCCTTCTTTGCGTCGTAGTCCTGCTTTGCGATCAGTTTCGCGTCGTAAAGCTGCTGTGCGCGGTCCATGTCGAATTTTTTCTGCACAAGATCGGCCTTCGCCTGGACGAGGTTGGCTTCGGCAGTCTTCTCCGCGGCGACGTAGCTGTTGACGTCGGTCTTCATAGACGCGATATTTGCGTCCTGCGCAGCGACCGTGGCGGCAGGCTGCACGCTTTCAATGGTCGCGAGCGTTTGGCCCGTCTTGATGTGATCACCCTCCTGGACGTAGAGGTGGGTGATGCGGCCAAATGCGGTGGCGCCGATGTTCACATAGTTCTTCGGCTTGATCTGGCCCGTGCCGGTGACTACGGAAGTCAGGTCCTGCTTTGTGATTTTGGCTGTGGTGACGGCGGTGACGCCGGACCGGCTGTGGTAGATGGTTCCTCCAATGATGGCAGCGAGGAGGATGACGCCAAGAACAATCAACAGGACTTTTTTCATAGAGATTCGTCTATCCGTCAGCAAACGGGTTTCAGCACGGATACGGATGGATTCCCGGGAAGGTTCCCTGAATTACACCCTGGAATTGCGCTGGGATGAGGTTCGAACCGGTCGCGGAACCATCATAGCAGTCGTAAATTGACGTGGCAGCACCGATTCGGCATTGGCTTTGGGCGCATCCAATACGTCGCTTGCCCGGCTGGTGTGAGGTCTTTACAATACAGTTACCCGAAATATCGTTCGGGTTGGCGGAGCAGCAACAGCATGAGCAAGGCAGTCTGGCAGGGAAAGATCGGTGCAGTGGCGCTGATCTGTGGATGGATGGTAATGACCGGGAGCGCTCACGCGCAGACCTCGACCCCGCCTGATTCGCAGCAACCGCAACAGCAGCAAGAAGCTGTCCCTTCTGTTAATAAGAACGCGCCGCCGGAAGAACGACCGGATCCGATGAAGCGCCGCCTTTCTGACCGCGAGCGCGTGCAGCAGCAGAAATATCTGAAGAACGAATTGAAGCCTGACGGCACCTGGAAGAAGTGGCTGGAACAGGACGTGGTTTGGATCATCACGGACCAGGAGATGCAGGCGTTCAAGCAGTTGAAGAACGACGAAGAGCGCGAGAACTTCGTTGAAAACTTCTGGCTGCGCCGCAATCCGAATCCGGATTCGCCCGAGAACGAGTACAAGGACGAGCACTACCGTCGCATCGCCTACACAAACGAACATTTTGCGGCAGGTAAGCCGGGATGGAAGACCGACCGCGGCCATATCTACATTGCGTTCGGTAAGCCGGATTCGATTGATTCGCATCCTTCTGGTGGTACCTATCAGCGTCCGATTGAAGAAGGTGGCGGCACCACATCGACCTTCCCGTTTGAGACATGGCACTATCGCTACATCGAAGGTATCGGCGACAACATTGACTTGGAATTCGTCGACACCTGCCAGTGCAACGACTACCACCTGACCATCGACCGTTCTGAAAAGGACGCGCTGAAGTATGTGGCGGGTGCAGGTTCCACGCTGTATGAGCAGATGGGTATTGCCAAGCGCGAAGACCGTATGAACAACGGTCTGGAACAGCTGGGCAATGGCCCGATGGCGACCTCGCAGCAGTCGAAGCAGTTTGACCGCATCAACCTGTACGCAAAGATCATGGCTGCACCGCCCATCAAGTTCAAAGACATGGAGCACTACCTGACCACGTCTGAAATCCTGAAGGGACCGCCGTTCCTATTCGACGTCCGCACGGATTATGTGAAGGTGACGAACGATACGGTGCTGGTGCCAGTAACGCTGCAGATCCGCAATCAGGACATCACGTTCAACACCAAGGAAGGTGTTTCTACCGGCACCGTGAACATTCTGGGGCAGGTATCGAACATCAACCACCGCGTGGTGCAGACGTTCGAAGACACCGTAAATGTGCAGGTGCCGAGCGAATTCCTGGCGCGTACGCAGGCACAACGCAACCTATATTGGAAGGCCCTGCCGCTGCGTCCGGGCATGTACAAGGTCGATATCGTTATCAAGGACGTGAACAACCCCGACCACGTAGGCACGTGGAAGCGTTCGGTGAACGTTCCAAAGTATGACGACGACCATCTATCGGCTTCGTCCCTGATTCTGGCTTCCAGCATGACGCGCGTGCCGTCGAAGGAAATTGGTGCGGGTTCGTTCGTCATCGGCAACACCAAGGTGATGCCGAGCGTGACCACTGGCCCCGGTGTTCCGGCGACGTTCAAGAAGTCGACGAATCTAAACTTCTGGATGCAGGTTTACAACCTGGGCATTGACGACAAGAGCAAGCAGAACAACGCAGAAATTCAGTACCAGGTGACCAACCTGGATACGAACAAGCAGGTGCTGGACACAACGGAGTCCACCACCAAGACAAATCCGAACG contains the following coding sequences:
- a CDS encoding GWxTD domain-containing protein — its product is MSKAVWQGKIGAVALICGWMVMTGSAHAQTSTPPDSQQPQQQQEAVPSVNKNAPPEERPDPMKRRLSDRERVQQQKYLKNELKPDGTWKKWLEQDVVWIITDQEMQAFKQLKNDEERENFVENFWLRRNPNPDSPENEYKDEHYRRIAYTNEHFAAGKPGWKTDRGHIYIAFGKPDSIDSHPSGGTYQRPIEEGGGTTSTFPFETWHYRYIEGIGDNIDLEFVDTCQCNDYHLTIDRSEKDALKYVAGAGSTLYEQMGIAKREDRMNNGLEQLGNGPMATSQQSKQFDRINLYAKIMAAPPIKFKDMEHYLTTSEILKGPPFLFDVRTDYVKVTNDTVLVPVTLQIRNQDITFNTKEGVSTGTVNILGQVSNINHRVVQTFEDTVNVQVPSEFLARTQAQRNLYWKALPLRPGMYKVDIVIKDVNNPDHVGTWKRSVNVPKYDDDHLSASSLILASSMTRVPSKEIGAGSFVIGNTKVMPSVTTGPGVPATFKKSTNLNFWMQVYNLGIDDKSKQNNAEIQYQVTNLDTNKQVLDTTESTTKTNPNADQVTLEKSLPLGSLAPGKYQLAIKVNDGISKQQISQTANFVVE
- a CDS encoding efflux RND transporter periplasmic adaptor subunit, with protein sequence MKKVLLIVLGVILLAAIIGGTIYHSRSGVTAVTTAKITKQDLTSVVTGTGQIKPKNYVNIGATAFGRITHLYVQEGDHIKTGQTLATIESVQPAATVAAQDANIASMKTDVNSYVAAEKTAEANLVQAKADLVQKKFDMDRAQQLYDAKLIAKQDYDAKKAAFDVSAATVQQREASLAQSKAQTTSAVSHVNQQVASQRVNYDQLDRTISRAPFDGLVTNVPVREGETMVTGIQNALGSTLMTVADMSVVTAEVKVDETDVVFVKNGQAVDVTVDALPGKVFKGHVTEVGDQALLRTTGIATSQSTTGTEEAKDFKIVVTLDNIDGQNNESLRPGLSATAKITTATVSQAVVLPLQALVSRDTAAEAVLAKNRGKRQDVDTSKSTDNTKAAPKVQGVYVLRQQDGKQRAYFTPIKTGITALTDIEVLSGLKPGDEVVTGRYKVLRELTSGTAVKRDNSTGNEGQNS